DNA from Streptomyces sp. Edi4:
GGCGACGCCGTGGAGCGCATTCCCACGCCGGGGCGACTGGTCGACTGGCTGACAGTGAGCGGCCTGGCCGTGGACTCCTGCGCCCCTGCCCAGCTCGCCCTGGCCCGGGAGTTGAGGGAGTCGATTCACGCGGCGGCAACGGCGGCCGCCCGCCAGGAAGCCCTTCCCCCGACTGCCGTCCACGTCATCAACGACCGCAGCGTCCAGGGCCGGGCCGCGGCGATCCTCACGCCACAGGGTCAGCGACGATGGCAATTGAGCTCGACGTCCCGCGTGGAGGACGCCCTCAGCGTGATCGCGGCCGACGCGATCGACATCCTCGCGGGCGAACGGGACGGGAAACTGGCCCTGTGCGCGTCACCGTCGTGCCGAGCCGCCTTCTTCGACACCAGCCAGAGCCGCACCCGCAAGTGGTGCGACATGAACACGTGCGGGAACCGCCAGAAGAAGGCACGCTTCAACGCCGCCCAGCGCACAAGCCTTTGAGGTCACCGCGTGAGCCTCTGAGGTGACCGCGTCCGGCCTCCGGTTCGCCAAAACCCGGTCCGCTGGACCATGCGTCCGTCCCGCCGCGTTCGGGGCTCGTCGCGGCGCGAGCGGCCAGGAGGCGCGTTTGGGGCCGAGGGCACGCCGCTGGGGCCGGGACCGTGGGCGGCCGGGTCCTCAACGCAGGGCGGCGGCGACGATGCCTTCAAGAGACTCGCGCGGTACTTCGCCGCCGCTCACCAGCCGGTCGAAGACCAGTCCGTCGACGCAGATCAGCAGGGTGTGCGTGCGGTTTTCGACATCCGTCACGCCCTGGCCGGCGAGGAACTGCCGGACGGCCTCGCGGCCGGCGTTCTGGCGGGGAACGAGGATCTCGCGCAGCTCGGGGTCGCGCACGCTCTCGACGGCGCAGGCGTAACGGGCGAGCGAGCGGCGGCGACCCTCCCCGGTGAGTCGCTGTC
Protein-coding regions in this window:
- a CDS encoding CGNR zinc finger domain-containing protein gives rise to the protein MRAAFPDFRLGKVLATSFTGTLSERHGDAVERIPTPGRLVDWLTVSGLAVDSCAPAQLALARELRESIHAAATAAARQEALPPTAVHVINDRSVQGRAAAILTPQGQRRWQLSSTSRVEDALSVIAADAIDILAGERDGKLALCASPSCRAAFFDTSQSRTRKWCDMNTCGNRQKKARFNAAQRTSL
- a CDS encoding TetR family transcriptional regulator C-terminal domain-containing protein, whose amino-acid sequence is MASERRTFLADAALDVLADEGIRGLTHRAVDRKAALPPGTTSAYFRTRAALLTGLVTRLVQLDQAELRTTAEALPPIRTAEELVEGMALLTRQRLTGEGRRRSLARYACAVESVRDPELREILVPRQNAGREAVRQFLAGQGVTDVENRTHTLLICVDGLVFDRLVSGGEVPRESLEGIVAAALR